One window of Pocillopora verrucosa isolate sample1 chromosome 9, ASM3666991v2, whole genome shotgun sequence genomic DNA carries:
- the LOC131775632 gene encoding uncharacterized protein, producing MHLYWSISLVLLGALRCKTADSPMIYGSAELEHDWAEAFKLIITVKMQYPVPNGWRIALIFSQPIKKIDVWRAIVSKKSADQRIHDLKEEYFNKKLATGQVLTFAVVAYKGKRNSPPGNVTVIFKGGNKSPRLPTQTPFQPTTPQQVIPIYPLKPVDESNSGFKMIMEYHVPEAVNYWSISLKFTKKISTKNFAIDKATVSLPKASTNDSFCLGPRPYNKKLKAKSYLRLEFNCYKAKLYEAAPNAFFVFNPNATKCEDFDLPAPAPGPPAPQERAGVELIHQWPPNNFKMRFELQVIDSVRGGWKVILEFSRPVAEISNLNAAKLSGKSQDGQTYYIENFPGQIQNANLKQCEKIRIEFSGKLAPGSIAPLTAQVLFERKEPEYAEVNLHGACPTKGPSAK from the exons ATGCACTTGTATTGGTCCATTTCACTGGTCCTTTTGGGAGCTTTGAGGTGTAAGACCGCTGACTCGCCAATGATCTACGGCTCAGCGGAATTAGAGCACGACTGGGCCGAGGCCTTCAAGCTCATCATCACCGTCAAAATGCAGTACCCAGTCCCTAACGGTTGGAGGATCGCACTGATATTTTCCCAGCCAATCAAGAAGATCGACGTATGGCGAGCGATCGTCTCAAAGAAATCTGCCGATCAAAGAATACATGATCTCAAAGaagaatatttcaataaaaaattggcAACGGGTCAAGTTCTAACATTTGCTGTGGTGGCCTACAAAGGCAAGAGAAACTCCCCCCCTGGTAACGTCACAGTTATATTCAAAGGCGGAAACAAAAGTCCTCGACTCCCCACCCAGACCCCG tTTCAGCCCACAACACCTCAACAAGTTATACCAATCTATCCACTTAAGCCGGTCGATGAATCGAATTCTGGTTTTAAAATGATCATGGAATACCACGTCCCAGAGGCTGTGAATTACTGGAGCATATCACTCAAGTTCACCAAAAAGATCAGCACGAAGAATTTTGCTATCGACAAGGCGACAGTCTCGCTTCCAAAAGCATCAACTAACGACTCTTTTTGTCTCGGACCCCGGCCCTACAACAAGAAGCTCAAAGCGAAATCATATCTCCGCCTTGAATTTAACTGCTACAAAGCGAAGTTGTACGAAGCTGCACCGAATGCATTCTTCGTTTTCAATCCAAATGCGACGAAATGTGAAGATTTTGATCTGCCTGCCCCAGCTCCTGGACCACCGGCCCCACAAGAACGCGCCGGCGTAGAATTGATTCATCAATGGCCGCCAAATAACTTCAAGATGAGGTTTGAGTTGCAAGTGATAGATTCTGTCCGAGGCGGATGGAAAGTTATCTTGGAGTTTTCCAGACCAGTTGCTGAAATATCCAATCTGAACGCAGCCAAGCTTTCCGGAAAATCCCAAGACGGACAAACCTACTACATCGAGAATTTCCCGGGACAGATTCAGAACGCCAACCTGAAGCAATGTGAAAAAATTCGAATCGAGTTTTCCGGGAAACTGGCACCAGGTTCAATTGCGCCCCTGACGGCTCAGGTGCTTTTTGAGAGGAAAGAACCAGAATACGCGGAGGTGAATCTTCATGGGGCGTGTCCGACTAAAGGTCCATCAGCAAAATAA
- the LOC131775617 gene encoding proteasome subunit beta type-6-like — protein MTLFYNLFPLFSAYIANRVTDKLTPVTDRVFCCRSGSAAATQAIADIAKYHLNFISIEMGEQPLVKTVANVFREVCYGNRDSLTAGIICAGWDKREGGQVFSIPLGGMCVRQPFAIGGSGSTYIYGHCDATYKHGMTKEECFKFVANAVALAMSRDGSSGGIIRLAAIDESGIERRVILGNELPTFYEG, from the exons ATGACTCTTTTTTATAACTTGTTTCCCTTATTTAGTGCATACATAGCAAACCGAGTAACAGATAAGCTGACTCCAGTGACAGATAGAGTGTTTTGTTGCCGATCAGGATCTGCAGCAGCAACACAGGCCATTGCTGATATAGCTAAATATCATTTGAACTTCATCAG CATTGAAATGGGTGAACAGCCACTTGTGAAAACAGTGGCTAATGTCTTCCGTGAGGTTTGTTATGGAAACCGTGATTCACTGACAGCTGGCATTATTTGTGCAGGTTGGGATAAGAGAGAAGGAGGACAG gTTTTTTCAATTCCCCTGGGTGGAATGTGTGTGAGGCAACCCTTTGCCATAGGAG gatctGGAAGTACTTACATCTATGGCCATTGTGATGCTACTTACAAACATGGAATGACAAAGGAGGAGTGTTTCAAATTTGTGGCAAATG cTGTGGCGTTGGCTATGTCAAGGGATGGTTCATCAGGTGGAATAATCCGTTTGGCAGCCATTGATGAGTCAGGCATAGAAAGGAGAGTTATTCTCGGAAATGAGCTTCCTACTTTCTACGAAGGATAA